The window TCGCGACTTTGATAAAGCGATGGAGCCTCACGTGGTCTTCAAGATTCGCTACGACGACTCGGAATTCGATTCCACTTCTGGTTCCGACGAGACGAACAAAAGTCATTCGAAAACCACCAGGCACCGAGTTTCTTCGACGATCAAGCACACCACCCCGAGGAGCAACAGCGATTCCTTTCACGGGTCAACACCGTCAACCTTACAGCCTTCTACTCTTACTCTCGCTAACAGGCTACCTGTGGTTTATCAGCTGAGCAACTTCAACAGCGTCATAGGTAACTATCCCAATGATCGCGTTTACTCCAGTACAACGCCATCTTCGACGCTGAGCACCAGCAGCACGACGGAAAGAACAGTTCCCGAGGAAATCTCGAAAGAGGTTCTCGAAACGAAATCGAATACGCTTGTTCAGATCAATGGCTCGAAGGAAGAGACAGTGAGTCTgaaaatcgaagaaaaatcGAGCGAAAATAAGAAAGTGAGCGAGTACGAGGGACTCGAGTGGGTGGAGGATGACGTTTACAGGGTGATACCTGAATTCGTCGAATCGTTGGATTTTGAAAATATCGAGGGAAACGAGACGTCCGACTACGAGGATTCGCGTCACTACTCTGGAGCACACTGGAACACGGAAGATAACGAGAACGGCACTCTGGAGTACCAAGACGACTCGGCCGATTCGGTTAAGCTGTTCATGGCCAATGGTAATGCGTCTACCAACAATCTAGCCCTGGCCAATTTTTCCACGTATCCGCAAGCGACCATTAATAACCGACGAGAGTAAGTACCTGTCCATTGTGTCCATGACAATTTCGATCGGTGAACGATCTGGTCGTATTAAATGTTCTTCGTCTCTGTGTCTCGCTTCGCAATAGAACAAACGCTAGATTAGTTTCTATAAAATATGCTTTTTGTGTCTTTTAGAGGAAATCTAACTCCAAGTATCGATAGGTAAGACACCCACGACGGCACCTTGGGTAAGAGAAAACGGTGTGCCGATCAAACGAACGTAGAATTGAACATTTTTGCTTTGTACACCCATTTCCCTTTGGTCGGACAACTGCTTTCCTTCTGGCTTGGCTTGCATAATCTCAAAATACATTCTTCGTCGTGTTATCTCATTGCCTGTACTGCATGGGACAAGATTCCTCGCGATAACAACGAGCTGTGTTGTGTtcacacgaaaaaaaaaaaaaaaaaaaaaaaaaggagaaacggTAACGTTTACCTTCTGTTCCTTTACTCTGCCCTCGTCATCGTGACGAAGAAAACGGAGTTTTCCAGCCGCGTAACCCGCGACAAACTCCTGCGCGCGAGAAACTCGACGACAAAGACGTTCTCGACGAATCGTTGCCCTCGCCACGTAAAAATATCTCGATGGCATGTAAAAATATCGTGAGGAAACCGCGAAGAACCGTCCAAGCGCCACTGAAACTTCTACGTCTCGCGTACTGACCAGTGTCCGTTTCTTCTCTCTCATTCAAGTGAAAAACTAGAGCGTGCCACGCTATCGATAGGGGatcagaaaattgaaatttctcagTCGAAtcgttgataattaaaaaaaaaaaaaaaatgattgaagaAACACAAGATGTACGATCTTTTCGAAATACATGGCGCGAGGACAGAGCGTAGCCAGGAAGGACGCACGGTGGAAATTCCGCCGTGGTCCCTAGCTATCTTTTTAAATCGCCCTCCTTCTCCTCCACCTCGGCCCCTCCTCGCGCGGGTGCGAAggcgtttcttttattttattcagtCTAGACGCGTAAATGCATTCGTGTCGGCACTGGCGTAGCCTGCCGAGAGTACTCGCTTCGCCTCTTCCTCGAAGACTTCTACACCATCTATAGATCTCCTCTTGTCTTTTCACCCGAACAGCTACTCTGCTGCAATTCCACGCTGTCTTTTGCCTTTTAACGTAAGACCTCTGCCACTGCAGCCCTCCCCGAAACGacgtaattttcataaaaagttACATCCAGCAAGTTTCGATGTAAGAAGGAAGATCGAAGGGGAGGAAAATCGGAATCTTGCGAATGTACGAGGATGAATAACGCTGAAGAGGCAGGCTCAAGTTGAGCACCCTCGTAATCACCGGGTGTCTAGTCAGACTGCAGTTAGGACTGCTCTCTTACGAGGTTATGTAACACATTTCAATTTAATGCGCTGACCTTGTCTATGCGTCTCTCTTCCTATGCCGACGAAGACGATGCGAGTCGCGCGACGAAGAGAGAGGAGGAAGTTTTCGCCAGTCGTTCCCCACTTCACCTCCAGACGATGCAACGTGCATTTTTTGGCGGTCGCCAATCAGACCGCTTTACCGTTCAGCGGTGAACGCCAATCACGATATGCTAAACGTTTTCCTGACTTTCGACCCCCGCGTGCAGCAATTTACTCCGCGTGGATTTTTCCTTCTCCGCTTCATCCACGTGTAACTATCCACGTACCACCGACCGCCGTGCCGATGCACAAttgctcttcttttttctttttacaattaTCCACTATCCTCTTTTGAtgacattttctttcttccggTATAATCAAACGAGACGAATGGTAGCGAAAAGAAAATCATAAGGAAGAGTTGAAAGTATTCCTGCGAGTGAATCATCCTATCCAGTTTCTCACGTGTCGGATGCCGGACCGAGTGTGTTGTTAGTTCGTAGCTTGTTACAAAACCGGCGTGTAACGCAGTCAATTTTCTTAATACGGTACTCAGGAAGGATCACTGGATTCATTCTCATGATGCAACGGCCTCCAGACACCCGAGTCCTTCCCTTTCCCAGACGGCAAACAGACGTGACACGTACGCAACGAGACACCGTAGAATGCGTGACTTGGACGCGGCTAGATTAACGAGCATGTCTAGAGTCGAATACAAGATCGTCCAGAGATTTCGTGGCAAGATTTTGTTTGGTAAAGCCTAGTCACCATACCACTTGTCTCTTCCGTCTTTGAGAAATGGGACAAGTCGTAGGAGGTTAGCCGAAATTCTTTCTCGTTCTCTTTGAGAAACGTCTCGCTAGAAGCATCGTCTCCCCGATCGCTTCATTGTTTAGGAAAACCGCTTCCGGTTGCTCGTTCGCCAGCAACGAGGTCGTTGACGCGCCATTGGTTGCACTCAAAACTTCGTGTAGGTGTGTGTTCGACGCAATAATCCTTACTTACCGCCGACGTGGAAGAAAGATCCTtaccttcttcttttcctcctcGGTTAACGAGTTCGAGCGCTTTCGTTGCGTAATCCTGTAATCTCACCTGATTGCTGGCTACCTCTCGAACACACCAATCTACGGGAAAGAAggacaaatttggaaatttaagaTATTCGTTTTTTGTCGTGTCGTAAACGCCACAGGCGCGTCGCGTtcgagcgaaagggttaatttcatGCATAAATGCATAAgcgtaaagaaataaatttctttaataCAAAGGGATCAAGATTCAAGACGCTTCAGGAATACATTACTAGCTGGCTTCTAGACAGAAAGACGAGGTGATCAGGGTACCAATGCCCCCGACGGCTGTCTAGTCAGTGTCTAGAACGTATAATAAATATCTCTGACCCACACTGTGGGCTCTGTAGGTCACTGACCACCGTCCATTGGCCTGACTTGCCACCCGGAAGAGTTGGTACGCGTCTCGAAGTGAAAATTTCTACCAGTTCAAATGCTATTCCATTACCACTTctatcttttcaatttttctactcCTTCTTCTTCGCATCACGTTACTAACGCTCTGTCAGATTTTATACGCACGAAATACTTTTCTTTCCCTAAACCCGATCATTTTCTCAGAATACGTTGAGAGTTTTCCGAGTGTCGTGGTTTTTTCATTCAACtatttaattggaatttttaacATCGTCATCTTACGAACTTCCATTTGTCTGTGCAGCCAGGGAGAAAAGGCCATCGAGGACATTAAGGTACGAGTTTTGTTTCTAACCGGAAGGTCTAACACCAGTCAGGTTCAACGTCAAAGGCTGACCATGTTCTCGCCAACCTGTGAGTCGCTCGAATCAATTCCCTAATTATTCACGCCTTTCAATGCGATAACTGTGTGAATCGAATTTGAAAGTTCGGTCCGTTTGAACAGGTCAGATACCACGGAACACCGACCAGGATGCCTGGACGGACCCGTTCTCCATGAACATGCACTTCCAGTTAAACCTGACTTCCGGCGACCACGTGGTCGCTGCCAAGTTGAGAATATACAAATTACCGCAAGAGAACCTCACATCCTCGACGGAAAGCACGTTCGAGGAGGAAGTGGTAGACGAAAAGAAGATCAGGATATCGATCTACTACTACACCAAGTCTTTAAAGAGGCATCGATGTAAGTTTCACCGGATGTTTTAAGATATTTTCACGCATACAGAGTGTCCTATAATTAAGAATGTTCATTTACAGCGAAAAAACGTTTGATGGATTCTGTTGTAACGCCACTCACATCGAAAGGCACTTATCTAGCGTTAGACGTAAGGGATAGTCTTAGATTTTGGAGGTTGAATTCAAGAAGTCCTCACGGAAACGGAAGTAATCATGGCGTGGTGGTCCAAGTGGAGGACCAAGATGGCCGACCACTGAAACCGGCCCTATATATTCAACAACCGTCCTGCGCCGACCAAGATTCGGATCAGAAGGCATGTGAGTGTGTGCTCTAACAATACTAACTCCAATTTCGATTGTTTGCTTGTGCATCATTGTGTGACACTTAACAACGTGTGACATAACAGAACTGAATGAAGTAAACGATATAGAAACGTGGTTATTGTTCGTACAGTTAGCCGTTTTTTTAATTTGCCAATGCTTTGTGGTTTGATGCGATTGATTccttactttttttttcaaatatagttAAGTATGAATGGTACTTACagctgtttttcttcttttacagaCCAGCGAATACCTGCACTCTTCGTTAGAGCCTGTACTCGTTACCTTCGTATCGTAAACGGCAAGACGGAAACGTACGTGAATTGTAGGCATTAAAACTTATTAGAAAACAGTCACGTGCCAATTAAACGGACGATCGTTAAAAGTGCACTTTATTCGTggaaaaatataagaaacactCGCGACAATTACGCGACGATTCGATTCAAAGATACTGTTGTCAAAGCGGACATCATATTTTTCAATACAAAGTCTAGTTATTTTTAACGCACTATGTGCCTTCTTAGATATATAGTtatcctttttaattaatattgaaaatgaaacaaatgatttttatattgttattcatATATAACTATGTCGATCAGCTTCATTGATATgtccaaattaattttttttaaattttttatataaaaaaattctaGTGACATCTCGACTGTTCTATGCGCAAAAACAATTGAAAGACGCGCCGCCATTTTGTTTAATTAGTTTCGCGCGCACGTTTCGGTTTTGAGGGAGGTCCCGTGAAAAAAGTGTACGATCGCGTTAATAATCGTTTTATAGACTGTTTTAATTGTTAATTGGAACACGAATCTCGTTGTTATTTAAGTAGAGTAGCGAGTAAGTGGTATCTTATTGTTTTTGTATTGTTTTTCGTGACGCGGACGAATCGCGTGTGGCTTGCCGGTACGCACCATTTTCCAGTTATGTAagttaaattaatatcatttacaTTTAACTGTTAAACAATTTAGTAATGTACATACCAGTGAAAAAATTAATCAGTAGATCGATAAATCGATTAGAATATTCATTTTGACCTGTATGCACATGTACATGAATATTGGTCACATGTGTATACACGTCATACCCATGACTGATGTAACCAAATGTAAAAGTTTAGAGATAGATATTTATGTTTCATGTTAATTAAACAATGTAGAGTCTCCTAGGACTCTGTTTGTTATTACATGCTGGATGGGACCACGTATAGAAATTCATTGTATCTCAATGAAATGTTATAAGCATATAAAGTACTTTTTATCATAGTGCTTTTACATTTTGGTGGTCCATCCAAAAGTTATGCTACTTATTATTATACGCAGTTATTGTCTAACGAAGGAGACAATgtttttgcaaattttacaCAATCgttgtatataatgtatatttaatttcttgGTTGCGCaaaaataaatgcattttaAGTTTGATCTTTATTCTTCTTATACTATTTATATGGTTTTTGatgcgtttctttctttcttgaaGAAGACAAGCATTTTATTGCAACATAATTTGGTAAAATCATATTATGCATGCTTTGTTTTATTGATGTTTTAATTTGACACATGTTGTGCCATATCTTATCATATATTAAAATGTTGCTTTGACTATAGTTTAATGGTTTAAATGATTTGCTCTCTTATTCATCGTGTAAAAACAATCATTTCTGTACAAAAgtgatttttattacaaaattcattGATAGGAAAGTACAATCAACATTTACAacagaatgaatgaatgaatgaatgaatgaatgaataaatgaatgaatgaacgaatGAATGAATTGGATCATTTTTGTTGTCAGAAAGTAACAAAATTATTGACAACAGTATTTTTCTATAGTTGATTCACGCTCGTGTACTTTGTTCATAACAATTAACAAATTGCTCTGAAAAAAGTGCACAGAATTTGTATCTGTGTAGCAGATACAACTTTAAACTCGGTGGTTCGAAATGCATCAAGAATCACACATGTGTGATAAATAAACAGGACACGCTTGGCGGCGaaaagtttccttttttttttttcttctagcAATTTCGTCTCTTgacaccatttttttttttgctgttCATCGATGAATCGCTTCTAAGTAGTAATTTAAAATCGTAATTTAATctgtttgttttattaatttaatcgcTGTATAGCAGCTCTTATCATATCCTGAcaagaatttaatgttttaatcaTTAATATCCCATTTATATTTGTACCTAATTCTTAATCGTTGTATCTTCTTACGTAAACGACTTGTTCATTTCAATAGAAcaacaaagaaatattttgtcGAATGATGAAAGAAGAATATTGTATGCatatgaaaagaaaaacatcATCGAAACACGTACAAAGACTGCACCATTATGTGTTAGACCCAAAACACTATACAGTTTCGTTTAATCCGTTGTGTTCTTCGATGCATTGAATCTTTCTTCACAATTCTACGGATATCTTCGCGTGGAAAATTAGTCCATTAGCAATTGAATGATTCCTGTACACATATTCTAACGTATTCGTCGTTTCATCCGGAATTTTAGTACACTCATTAACGTGTCTCGAACGACGCGTGATAATTTTTTAGTCCTTTCAACTATTGTGCTTTAGTCAGTTCGTTCTCTTTTATTTGCACAATGGAACACAAGTTAAACTTTTGTTTGCATCGCGTTCAAAGTGGCAGCATTCGTGGATACAGATAACGAGTCACTGATTATTGCGATCAGACCTGAATATTAATCGAAATTGGCCCGAAGTTGCTCGTTTCCACATAGTGACTCGTTCACCTGGCCTAGCTATCACGATCCAAAGAGTCCAATGTGTCGTTGCTGGACGAATGGGTCAGATCGCTCAATTCGTCCAGGTGTTTCTGCTTCTTGCGAACGTTCCAATGCAAACACTCGGCTAGAGAGTCGAACCAATCTGTGATTTGGTCTGCCGCGCAAATACTGGGTACCGGGTATATCGAGGTAGTCACCCTTAAGCTGAAAAGGACGTCTGATGGTTAGTTGAATAGTTCATCGCATAATGTTGCGCGATATTGAAATATGATAATCAAGATAAACGAATGATGTACGAGAATTGTTCAATAAATAAAGAGTCAAACTGTTGTTCAGCTAGTTAATCCATAATGATCGATGGTACGAGCGTTTGTCTCTTTATTTATCGAGTGATTCTTGCATGAAGAGTACCATCAGCAGTACAGCCAACGTCCCATTTCTAGACGAAGAATGAACAGATACAAAGTTTCCATCGTGGTTGCGTGAGAGATAGAATAATTTCGTGAATAATACCGAAAGATAACGAGAGAtgaatttgaaatacaaaacagagaatgtataaataaaaggataatgTAATAATTGCGATGAAAATAGTAAAGGGAGAACTGAGAGAAAGTCTTTTACGAAATAAGAGGACACACCTATCCCCGACCCGTAGCTCTTGCTGATTGCGACCGTCGAAGGAGACGTAAGCTGTGCTGCGGGCGTTGCTGTTTGCCATTATCTGTAATAATCGCGAGAAACGCAAACGATTAGACAAATCtgacaaatgaaaaattacctGTCGCCGTGGAACAGTTCCTGCCTGTTTCTACCGTCGAAGGACACCCACGAGGTGTTCCTGCTGTCTGGTGAAACAGAGATCTGCGATAGACAGCAATGGACTAAATGAATTTCTATTCAATTATCACGTATGACGGAAAGGATCCATGGAGTCAGTATGAACTTCAGCTATTTTCGCGAAACTTGATCAACGATTcgacattcttttttttaaacaaaccaAGAACGGCGCATGGTCTGGGAATGCGGCCGACATCCCTCCAGACCAAGTTTCCTTCTATGGGGTAACGTCTCGAACCAGAAATCCTGATCGTATCGTGATAAGAAGCTTCTACTGACCCACACGGAAATACTGTATTACTTGGTGAACCGTTCGATAAGTTCTAGGAACTCTTTTCGTATTTCCATTCATCTGTATTTAAATTTGATCTTCGCAATGATCAAATAGCTTCTCTAACCACGAATGACGTTGAGTTTCTCCAAATACTACCAATCACCAATATGGTGCCCGTACACTCTGTCCCTTATGGAGAGCTGTACCAGGCCATAAAAGGTGTCGATTCATTTGTACGGTGAAAAAATTCGGAAATACCTTCAGTTCGACGCCGGCGGGCACGACAATTGGCCTGAAGGACAAAGAGTGAGGGCAGATCGGCGTGATCATGATGGCAGGTACCGAAGGATGAATCATGCTAGCTCCAGCTGCGACCGCGTACGCGGTGGACCCTGTCGGCGTGCTTACGATCAGGCCATCACCCTGTACGCTGGTCACGTGTTTCCCGTCGATGAAGAGGTCGATATTCGAGAGGTACGGAGACGGGCCTCGATCGACCACGACCTCGTTCAGCACCAGCAGATTTGTTGGCGGTTTCGCCTCTTTGTTCTCCTCCCCTTTCCTCATGATGATACATCTCAGTCGACTTCTCAGGGTCAAGGCCGCGTGACCTGGACACAAGGCCAATGTTGGTCACATTTATAACACATCTTTTTTTAACGCATTGTCGTTGATCTTGAAGGGACCGGTACCCTTTTTGAGTGGCTTGGTTTTCGATCCTTGATTGGATACTTGAAAGGGGGATGATTGTTTTAGGatttcaatttgttttgttCAGTAAAGGAGGGTTGTTTTAATTGGACTGTCGCCTGCGTTAGATCACTACTATCATTTGATATTTATAGGCAGTTTGCGGTGTATGATAGGCTTAGTCAGCTCGTTTGGAAGATGGTTAGGTGGTCCGAATTGGAAACTTTCGGTATATATACGTCATCGCAAGTCGTCTGTTAACCCTAGAGCAGACTCATAGTTTATTCGGTAAACACTGGGCACGTCCGGCCGAGAGCGCGCAAAGTTttcctttgaaatattaaacattataatTAGCTGGGGCGGCGAGTACAAGAAATCAACTGTTTTTTAACGTTAACGATGAATAATGACCAGAGACAAGAATTTTTAGTCTTGTCATCGTTTAAAGAGAACCGCCGTACGATAAGTCACGTTGTTTGGTTGTAATATGGCACTATCAACGAGAAGAAAGGGGATAACAGTTTCGAAGGATGCAGACATTCGCGGTCGATTACAGTTCTGTTGCGCGAAATGCAGAGTGAAAATCGCAGCTCACCTTCTAACACGTTCGTCACTTGCTCTTGGAAATTGTCGAACTCGAAGGGCGTTAGGAACCCTAAGGAACCAAGATGAAACGCCATAACAGGCGGTACCGATTGTTGAAACAACAAACTCGCGTAGAGAAGAGTTCCATCGCCTCCCAGACAGACGATGAAGTCGATGCGATccttaaaaatatcattaattcaGCATAGAAACGATGATTTAAAAACCTTCGAGAGTTCAGGCCGGCTCGAATAGCTCATAATTACCTGAAGATCGTCCATTCCATCCCTGAAAGTCTGCAACCTGTCTCGAACCCCTTGGAATCTGGGGTCCCTAGCTAGAGCTGGATCCTCTAGGACCGATGCTTCGACAAACACTACCATCCGTTTTTCCTAAAATCGTCCACGAAAATTTAGACCGTTCTACTTAATTACCGATCGTGAAGACGAAAAATAAAATGTGTTACGCAACGTGTACAGtacatttacatttacaaataaaaaagtacGCGATACGTCAAGTAATCGTTGATAAAATATGTACACAAAAACTTTCCACGTCACGTAATATGAATCGATAGATCGAAAAATAAGCGCGGTGCTTAGGAGATTTAGAGACACTGCCTAGATTATGATTAGGTTGATTAAATCGTAATACGTTTCGAATAATTCAGAAGATGCCTGAAAATGCTGCTTTTGTAAAAACGTCGTACTAATTGATTATtagtgaagaaataaataaataacttggTACTTACTTCTATTAGCCATGTGACTAATTGAACAAACGGTGGTAAAACCGACGAATCACGGACCTTCTTGATGACGAGAACAGTGAGCGGCGGCTTGTACCACGTCAACCTCTGAGAGGCTGGGTCTTGTATGGTCCTATAATGAcataaagagaggaaaaaacacGAATATATTTACTTCAATCaaagtttaaatttttaatggaaaatactGACAATCGCATTAATTCAGATGTGCTCATCCTTTTTCACTGAATTCGTCGGAAAAGCCGGAACAAAATAACGAGAAAACTTGCATTTAACATTACCGCGAAATGCGTcattaaaacaattaatattaataacgaaAAAAAATCGATTTCTGTACTTCGATCGACAAGAATCTTCATGCGTTCAAGGATAAACTGAATCGTTATCGAGTCTCGGAAAACTGCCCACTCTTACCTTGCACAATTGTTCAGGGGTTACAGTGTCGATTTTAAAGTGAAATACTTGCTAATCAGattgattaaatatttataaaaaaagtgctTTGGGTATGTAGAAAGGTAGACGATCAAGAAAGTTATCATTGAATTAGGGTCGTTAAGGTTAAAGGCTTGAATGAATCGAGAACGATTAATGTTAACAATAGCATTGGCTATGGCAAAGTTCAATCAGGATGTACCTTCTTTTCCGTTCGATAATAATGCAGAAGTAGTTTATCTCGTTGCTTCATTGCCTGGTTCTTATTCGACAAGAAATAAAATCACGTAATACCGATAAGAATGCGAATTATTTTAAGAATATCGTCTACAAGTTCGTCTATTTTAAAACTTCTGGAAATCATGCCAGATCAAAAAGTGTCGCATCTTGTCGACCGATGAATAGCATTGAATCGTCAGCGCTCCTTTCGAGGCAAAGGAGTGCATTCAACTGCATCAGATGCACCTTTTCAATTTTACTGTGTATCGTTTTGAAATTCGAAATCAAGAAACTCTGGCGATGGACCTAGCTGCTAATTAATCCTTGTCTCACATGAGCGATGAGACATATCACATGCTAATGACGCTGGTAACGAATGCATTGAACatcaataaaattcattttatttagcgTTAACCCGTGATCAGTGACTTTCGCAAAAGCTACCAAAATATCATTTTGACAGTGATctgttttgtaaaaataaagaagaaatgtGGTCGATGTATTTCCTGAAATTTACGCTTGTCAAAGTTAAAAGGACCTACCTGATTGTTCCAACCATGACGTGGTACCGGATTGAGAGTCGCGCTCGTACTGAACGTGGATCGAACGCGCCACTACGTTTTTTAACGGTAAACAATCGGACGACGCGCAAGCGCACACGGGTGTTCATATTGCACGTGAAGGATCGCCACGCCATTCATTTCCATGTGCATAAAATATGCGAGGCAATTCGCGTAATCGTGATGCACGTGCACTTGTTTCGTTGCTGATAGACACGCGTACGCGCATACGTAGCGCACCCTTATACGCTTGACATCTCGTTCAATTACAATCATCATCTCTTTCGATAGGTCAtgcacttttttttttacaaatattaattaactgaaagatttagaaatttgcatataaaatttgaataataatggtcgtatagaaatatttaattgctTTACTGCAACAAGATGTAATGTTTAGTTGCAAGCAAATTACACGTTGGAAATATGCGATTCATCGttacaagttcctttttctgttTTACGTACAATACGACATACGTAGATTTGTTCATTAACATTCGACATCAattatgttaataaaaaaaaaataaaaaaaaacagttttaaACTTTTTCAACTTTGCAACAAAGTATTTTGTGACGTATAGGTAATTAATACCTTGAAAAACTTTaatctttcttcattttattcttatctgttctgttaaatagtaattacaagtaattttaaagaaCACATCCATTTACGGTCATAAACCACATATAACCTGATGTGTTATATAATACGATGTATTATCAGATTTTTTCTTCCGGTAATCTTATAATAATTGATAACAAATAAGAAGGTTTTTAGATCGCCTTTATGCACGCACTCGTGTTCATTCGCATTTCACAACCAGCTCACCGAAATGTTTCGCTGAATGCACGTTATATAGAACCGCTTTCTACTTCACGCTGACAAAACAACGCTTAGGTTCGCTTTAAGAAGTCATTGTCACGGATAATTGGGTCAAGACGCCATACTTGCGCGTaacatacttttttttttttttccttcacgaAATAACACGCTTTCCTTCGTTACACTAACTTGTGCTACCAGCACCGAGTAAACCTACTGCCTAATTAAAACAGGGGAAAAAACCTAAGATTCCGTAACGAATCGACGTAACTTTCTACCGACGTCGGTGCAACTAGCCGCTACTAAAGATAGAAACCTTTTGGAATTAGGTAAAAACtggttaaaaagaaaatgaagattcATACTTACATGACCATC of the Osmia lignaria lignaria isolate PbOS001 chromosome 7, iyOsmLign1, whole genome shotgun sequence genome contains:
- the LOC117609413 gene encoding uncharacterized protein LOC117609413 isoform X1; amino-acid sequence: MGFVRLFAFLLATSIVNSAWCHHHHRGVHVDYRKMGEQVKRYDENVILSEGGKNRRSLNIEKPKGTIPFSERRLEKMLEKAILKIITGDLSTGDMLLLKSLNYTLDEILAIRERELGKKKEEEVRKKESVKSWAKALYGEGEKKSKYRDKNSMDRLASKKPDFEETKHEGKKNRHADKSSYKGFDFEAYNRQAILDYENLPSNLEFQQSWSEGTSFVDYEETTRAFKEQDVAKSLHRDFDKAMEPHVVFKIRYDDSEFDSTSGSDETNKSHSKTTRHRVSSTIKHTTPRSNSDSFHGSTPSTLQPSTLTLANRLPVVYQLSNFNSVIGNYPNDRVYSSTTPSSTLSTSSTTERTVPEEISKEVLETKSNTLVQINGSKEETVSLKIEEKSSENKKVSEYEGLEWVEDDVYRVIPEFVESLDFENIEGNETSDYEDSRHYSGAHWNTEDNENGTLEYQDDSADSVKLFMANGNASTNNLALANFSTYPQATINNRREGNLTPSIDSQGEKAIEDIKVRVLFLTGRSNTSQVQRQRLTMFSPTCQIPRNTDQDAWTDPFSMNMHFQLNLTSGDHVVAAKLRIYKLPQENLTSSTESTFEEEVVDEKKIRISIYYYTKSLKRHRSKKRLMDSVVTPLTSKGTYLALDVRDSLRFWRLNSRSPHGNGSNHGVVVQVEDQDGRPLKPALYIQQPSCADQDSDQKAYQRIPALFVRACTRYLRIVNGKTETYVNCRH
- the LOC117609413 gene encoding uncharacterized protein LOC117609413 isoform X3, with product MGFVRLFAFLLATSIVNSAWCHHHHRGVHVDYRKMGEQVKRYDENVILSEGGKNRRSLNIEKPKGTIPFSERRLEKMLEKAILKIITGDLSTGDMLLLKSLNYTLDEILAIRERELGKKKEEEVRKKESVKSWAKALYGEGEKKSKYRDKNSMDRLASKKPDFEETKHEGKKNRHADKSSYKGFDFEAYNRQAILDYENLPSNLEFQQSWSEGTSFVDYEETTRAFKEQDVAKSLHRDFDKAMEPHVVFKIRYDDSEFDSTSGSDETNKSHSKTTRHRVSSTIKHTTPRSNSDSFHGSTPSTLQPSTLTLANRLPVVYQLSNFNSVIGNYPNDRVYSSTTPSSTLSTSSTTERTVPEEISKEVLETKSNTLVQINGSKEETVSLKIEEKSSENKKVSEYEGLEWVEDDVYRVIPEFVESLDFENIEGNETSDYEDSRHYSGAHWNTEDNENGTLEYQDDSADSVKLFMANGNASTNNLALANFSTYPQATINNRREGNLTPSIDSQGEKAIEDIKVRVLFLTGRSNTSQVQRQRLTMFSPTCQIPRNTDQDAWTDPFSMNMHFQLNLTSGDHVVAAKLRIYKLPQENLTSSTESTFEEEVVDEKKIRISIYYYTKSLKRHRSKKRLMDSVVTPLTSKGTYLALDVRDSLRFWRLNSRSPHGNGSNHGVVVQVEDQDGRPLKPALYIQQPSCADQDSDQKTSEYLHSSLEPVLVTFVS
- the LOC117609413 gene encoding uncharacterized protein LOC117609413 isoform X2, producing MGFVRLFAFLLATSIVNSAWCHHHHRGVHVDYRKMGEQVKRYDENVILSEGGKNRRSLNIEKPKGTIPFSERRLEKMLEKAILKIITGDLSTGDMLLLKSLNYTLDEILAIRERELGKKKEEEVRKKESVKSWAKALYGEGEKKSKYRDKNSMDRLASKKPDFEETKHEGKKNRHADKSSYKGFDFEAYNRQAILDYENLPSNLEFQQSWSEGTSFVDYEETTRAFKEQDVAKSLHRDFDKAMEPHVVFKIRYDDSEFDSTSGSDETNKSHSKTTRHRVSSTIKHTTPRSNSDSFHGSTPSTLQPSTLTLANRLPVVYQLSNFNSVIGNYPNDRVYSSTTPSSTLSTSSTTERTVPEEISKEVLETKSNTLVQINGSKEETVSLKIEEKSSENKKVSEYEGLEWVEDDVYRVIPEFVESLDFENIEGNETSDYEDSRHYSGAHWNTEDNENGTLEYQDDSADSVKLFMANGNASTNNLALANFSTYPQATINNRRDQGEKAIEDIKVRVLFLTGRSNTSQVQRQRLTMFSPTCQIPRNTDQDAWTDPFSMNMHFQLNLTSGDHVVAAKLRIYKLPQENLTSSTESTFEEEVVDEKKIRISIYYYTKSLKRHRSKKRLMDSVVTPLTSKGTYLALDVRDSLRFWRLNSRSPHGNGSNHGVVVQVEDQDGRPLKPALYIQQPSCADQDSDQKAYQRIPALFVRACTRYLRIVNGKTETYVNCRH